GCTGAAATTAGTTTATGCTGGATATAGAGAAAGATTAAGAAATTTTAAATTTTGCTCCCAGTGTACTCATGCAATGTATCGTAAATCGCCGCGCTCAGTTTTCGGCAAGTCATCGCTATTGGCTACCGGAACTAAGCGAAGCTGAGAACACTCAGCAATTTGGGGCTTGCTCTAAGTTTCCGGGACACGGGCATAACTATGTCTTATTTATTTCCTTAATTGGGGAATTAGATGAATATGGCATGGTTTTGAACTTGTCTGATGTGAAACACGTAATCAAGCGGGAAGTTACCAGCCAACTGGACTTTTCTTACCTCAACGATGTGTGGGCAGAATTTCAACAAACTCTGCCTACTACTGAGAATATTGCACGGGTGATTTGGCAACGGTTAGCACCTCACCTACCTTTAGTCCGCGTGCAGCTATTTGAACATCCTGAACTTTGGGCAGATTATATGGGAAACTCAATGGAAGCCTACCTCACCATTAGCACTCACTTTAGCGCCGCCCATCGGCTGGCTCACCCGAATCTGAGTAACGAAGAAAACGCAAAGATTTACGGTAAGTGCGCTCGTACCCACGGGCATGGACATAATTATCATTTAGAAGTGACTGTTAAAGGGGAAATTGACCAACGCACTGGCATGATTGTAGATCTAGGAGCGTTGAATCAGGTAATTGAAGATCGTGTGGTAGAACCATTCGATCACACTTTTTTAAATAAAGATATTCCCTACTTTGCCGAAGTCGTGCCTACTGCTGAAAATATCGCACTTTACATTAGTAATTTACTGCGATCGCCTGTGCAAAAATTGGGAGCCAAGCTGCACAAAGTTAAACTAATCGAAAGCCCGAATAACTCTTGCGAAATCTACTGTACTGATTCTGAATCAAATTCAGTCAGTGCAACAGCAAATCAGCCAATATTAGCGCGGGTTAATTAATCTAGGAATTGGTAATTGGTAAGAAATTTTTCTTTTACCTGTTACCA
The genomic region above belongs to Calothrix sp. NIES-2098 and contains:
- a CDS encoding putative 6-pyruvoyl tetrahydropterin synthase, with protein sequence MQCIVNRRAQFSASHRYWLPELSEAENTQQFGACSKFPGHGHNYVLFISLIGELDEYGMVLNLSDVKHVIKREVTSQLDFSYLNDVWAEFQQTLPTTENIARVIWQRLAPHLPLVRVQLFEHPELWADYMGNSMEAYLTISTHFSAAHRLAHPNLSNEENAKIYGKCARTHGHGHNYHLEVTVKGEIDQRTGMIVDLGALNQVIEDRVVEPFDHTFLNKDIPYFAEVVPTAENIALYISNLLRSPVQKLGAKLHKVKLIESPNNSCEIYCTDSESNSVSATANQPILARVN